In Streptomyces sp. ML-6, the genomic stretch ACCTGATGCCCGAGCCGCTGCGCTCGTGGCGCTACATCGTGCCTCCGGAACCGGATGAGGGCGCGTTCCCGGTCTACGACGACTACGAGGACCTGGTCCTCACCAGCCCCTACATCGATCTCAACGTGCTCTCCGTCGACGAGCGCACGGTGCTGGTCAACCAGGAGTGCACCGGTCTGGCCAAGCTGCTGGAGGTCGAGGGTTTCGACGTGGTGCCCGTACGGCACCGGCATCGGCGGTTGTTCGGGGGTGGGTTCCACTGCTTCACTCTGGACACCCATCGCACTGGCGGCTTCGAGGACTACCTGTCGTGACCCTCCCGGGCGTGCTGTTACTGGACGCGGCCGGCCCCGAGGCAGGTTTCCTCGCCACGGCGGCCGCCGTCCGCGGGCACCAGGTCCACGCCGCGACCACCGCCGCGGCGTACGCGGGCTACGGGCCGGAGCTGAGGGGTCTTCTGGCCGGGCGGGTCGTCACCGACTTCGCCCGGCCCGGCCGGGCCCTCGACGAGATCGCCGTGTACGCCCGCCGCCACGGTGTCGGCGCCGTGCTCACCGTCAACGAATACCTGACCAGTCTCGCCGCGCACCTCTGCGCCGAACTGGGGGTGCCCGGCAACGACCCCGCCGCCTCGCGGGCGGCCCGGGACAAGGCCGTCATGGCCGAGGTGTTCGCAGCGGCCGGGGTGCGCACCCCGTACACGGTCCTCGTCCAAGACGGCGCCGGGCTGCGGGCCGCGCTGGCAGACCCACGGGTCGGCTTCCCGTGCGTCATCAAGCCGCTGTCCGCGGCGGGCTCCGCCGGCGTCACGGTGGTGAGCGGCCCGGGCGGCGCGGTCGAGGCCGCCGACACCGCCCGCGCGGCGGTCGGCATGCACAAAAGCGGTGGCGACCCGCCCATCCTGGTCCAGGCATACGCCGCGGGGACGGAGTACAGCATCGAGTCCCTTACACAAGACAGCACCACGACACACCTCGCCGTGACCCGGAAGTGGGTGACCGGCGACCCGAAGAGGGTCGAGACGGGGCACAGCCTTCCCGTCCGCCTGCCCCCGGCCGTCGAGGCGGCCGTGTACCGGGAGGTGGAGGCGGCCCTCCGGGCGTCCGGTATCCGGCATGGTGCCTCGCACACCGAGGTCATCGTCGGCGAGGACGGGCGGTGCACGGTCATTGAGATCGGCGCCCGCCTCGCCGCCGGGCAGATCGGCGTCCTGATCCAGCACGCCCTGGGCATCGACGTGTGGGCGGCTCTGCTCGACGTCGCCCTCGGCCGCCCGGCCGCGCTCGCCCCCACCGCCCGCGGGTATGCGACTGTGCGGTTCGTGACCAGCCCGCGCGCCGGACGGCTGACCTCGCTCTCCGGATTCCCGACGACGGGGCCGGGCGTGCCGTTCGCCCGCCTGCGGGCGGCGATCGGGAGCACCGTCCACGAACCGGGAGCCAACGGCCACCGGCTCGGATCGTTCGTGGTCACCGGCCTGGACGCTGCCGAGGTCGAGGAGCGGGCCGACGCGCAACTGCGGAGGATCCGCATCGAAGTCGAACCACACCACCACGGCGAACCGGGACCGGCCCCCGACCGCTCGGCCAGGACCGACCGATGAGCGGGCCCGTCACACGGGAGGCTCACGAATCCGGGTCCGATGCGGCGATCACAGCGGCCTGCTTCCCCGCCCCTGCCCTTCTCCTGCGCACCAACGATCCGGTCGCCCAGCGGACGGTCCGGGCCTTCGCCGGCCAGCAGGCCGAGGCGGCGCGCTTTCTGGCCCGGTCCCTGGCCGCAGCTCTCCGCTCGGCCCCCGACATGCGGGCCCGGGTCGCGGTATTCATCGCCGCGTTCGAGGCGACGGAGAACTGGCGGTACAGGGCAGCGGCCTCCAGCCCTCACAGCACCGGCCGATACAGCCCCATCTGGGCAGACCGGTTCCGGACTCCCATCACTGACGACAACCCCAACCTCTTCCGCATCGGCGACCACACCCGCTTCCGGGATGGCGCAACATGGGATCCAGCGACCCGCACCTACCAGGGCGGCACCGACACCCCGGCCAGCCGGACGATGCGACGGTTCGAGGCGCTCGCAGCCGCCAGATTTCCCCCGTCGCCACGCGTTGACGTCGTGTGCAACAGCGTCTCCCTGCCCGACGGCTGCAGCGCGGACGGGACGCGGCTCCTGCGCGGCGCCGCCGCCCACCAGGCCGCAGCCGAAATGACCGCCCGGATCTCGGTGCGAGGCGGGGACACGTCCCGCATCACCACCAGCGGACATCTGATCTATACCGCCAGCGCACCAGAAGCAGAACGCCACGCGGTCTTCCACCACGCCATGACCCTGCTCGCCCGCGACCACACCACCCCGGCCGACGTGCTGACCGCATGGCTTCAGGCGGCCTACCTCCTCTACCAGGCCCCCCGCAGAAAGCGAGGGGCCGACGCGACGATCCGCACCTTCCTCGTCGCAGCGGGCACCCTCCTGCTGTCCAGACCGCCCGTGCTACCGCACGACATCGACCTGCGCGCCTACGCCCAGACACACGATCTGTTCACCACCGAACTACGGGCCGCCCAGGGCATCGACACAACCTCCGTCGGATGGTGGATCTGATCTGCCCACCGGCCAGTCAGGCCAGACCGGCAAGCACTCCTGCCAGCGTGTCGTAACTCTCGCGGACCGCGTCCGCCCTGCCCAGCCGGTGCCGTTCAAGCCGGATCGCGCCCAGGTGCCGGGCCTCGTAGATTCTCGCGCGCCACACAGCGGCGGACGAGCGGTCCAAGGCACCATAGGACTCCCAGAACGCGGT encodes the following:
- a CDS encoding ATP-grasp domain-containing protein, giving the protein MTLPGVLLLDAAGPEAGFLATAAAVRGHQVHAATTAAAYAGYGPELRGLLAGRVVTDFARPGRALDEIAVYARRHGVGAVLTVNEYLTSLAAHLCAELGVPGNDPAASRAARDKAVMAEVFAAAGVRTPYTVLVQDGAGLRAALADPRVGFPCVIKPLSAAGSAGVTVVSGPGGAVEAADTARAAVGMHKSGGDPPILVQAYAAGTEYSIESLTQDSTTTHLAVTRKWVTGDPKRVETGHSLPVRLPPAVEAAVYREVEAALRASGIRHGASHTEVIVGEDGRCTVIEIGARLAAGQIGVLIQHALGIDVWAALLDVALGRPAALAPTARGYATVRFVTSPRAGRLTSLSGFPTTGPGVPFARLRAAIGSTVHEPGANGHRLGSFVVTGLDAAEVEERADAQLRRIRIEVEPHHHGEPGPAPDRSARTDR